AAACCATATTTTCCATCAGCGTCATCATCGGCGCAGGCAGTGAGAGAACAGGCCAACATAAAAAATATCAGCCCGCGCCGCCATCCGGCAGAACCTGAAGTCAGAATAGCGTTCTTCATGGTGTGGTTTCCCCAGCTTTGAAGGGCTGTATCCTGGCCAGTGACCCGGCCTCCCGCATATATTGCGCGGCCAGAGGATCAGCCTTGGTATCTGTTCCGGCTCTCGCTCCGAGGCTTTGCGCGGCCTGAACCAGAAGTTCGTTCGCACGACTGCCCTGCCCTGCCTGACGCGCTGCCTGCGCTTCCAGCGCCAGAGCACGGGCCATCGCCCTGTAATCTCCCGTCTCACGACGCAGGGAAACAGCATCGGCCGCATGGCTCATGGCCTTTTGCGGATTACTATTCAGAGAATAACAGGCCTGAAGCTCGGCCAGATCACCCTTCTGGACCGCTGATTGCGGTGGCTTGGCTGCCTGTAGCGTCCCGATCGCCGCCATCAAAGTCGTCGTGTCACTCTGTCGGGCTGCGACCAGTCCGCTGACAAAAGCACCGCGCAAGGCGACATCCGTATCCGGCGACTGAGTGGCAATGCGGGCTTCGCGCGCAGCAGTGCCGAGATCGTTCAGGCGAAATGCTGACGCCGCAGCGACAAGGCTGAGCGCGCTGGCTCCAGCCTCCACAGTCCCGGCCCCATGAGAGCTTTGAGGCAGCCCTCCCGTGGCCGCATGAGCCTCTCCGCCCTGCCGCATAGCCAGAGCGGAGCGCGCGTTCTGCACGGTCTGAAGCGCATCCGACGCATGATCCGCGGCAAGCTGCGTGACAGCCAGATTGTAGGCAGCATCACTGATCGCCCCTACATCATCCCGCCTCAGGGCAAGCCGTGTCGCTTCACGATACGATCGCTCCGCAACGGAATAGCGTTCGATGGCGAGAGCCTGCCTCCCTGCATCCATGGACTGCTGGTAGGCCAGATCCTGATCCTGAACCGTCTCGTCCTTCGTGGCCCCGGAACAACCGGACAGCACCGTGCAGAGAAGCAGCGCCACGATGAGAGAAGTCTTTTTCATGGCGCCACCTTTCTGGCAGGCAGGCGGTTGTGGTTCGTCTCCTTGTGGCCACCCAACAGCCACAATCCCTTCAACTGATCTGTCAGCTTTTGCAGACTGTAGAGCGTCGTCTGAGCCTGCGTCAGCATGGCCGGCACACTCGACAGGCTGTCATCCACATTCCGGGTGATCGACGGAAGCCTCGGCGTGGCGTCCTTCAGATCATGCGTTGCGGATTTCACGTTGGCCATTGTCGTATCGGTCTTGTTGAGAATGGCGTGCAGTTGTTCTTCTTCCGGACGCAGGCGACTGATGACTTCATTCAGAGACACAATCATCGCCTCGGATTTCCGGACCAGTTCGTCATTTGTCAGCAACTGTCCAACGCTGCCCTTACCTGCATGCATGTCCGTGATGGCTTCATCCAACTGGGCCGTCATGTGGCGGGCGCTGGCGAGGGCTGGCATGATCTGGGCCTGGATATCCTTCAGGGTCTGGGTGATCATGTCCGTCGGGCTTGGTTCGGTGATGGCGTTGATGACCGCGTAATTCCAGTCCATCGCCTCGCCTGAGCCACGGGTCAGATCCAGATAGCTTGCGCCCGCCACGACAAATGCCTTTCGGATGACGGCCTTGCTGTCACGGCGAAGAAAGGGTTCCACCTGAGGATCAAGATCGACAATGGCGTACATGCCTCCGGTTGGATTCAGTTTGATGGCGCGGATCGTGCCGGCATGAGCGCCGAGGATCTGCACGTCTCCTCCCACGGTAAGGCCGCCCACGCCTGTCTCAGGAAGCACGACACGCAGACGGGCGGGAGGGCTCAGCCAGTCGCTCAGCACGCCTGCCTCGATAACCGCCGCCGCAAAAAGAACCATGGCGATCAGAACAAGCAGCCCGACCCACTCGTCAGCATACCGCAGATGAATGAGAGGGCGGCCTTTCTGCCGTAACCTGATCTGAAACATCAGCGTATCCGTACCGTTAAGAGACCATCATCCGCCAGCCGCCACAGGGCGCTGACCGCCTTGCGATAGGGCTGCCACACACTCGAATCACGTACAAACCAGACGACAGACGCCCCCCTGTCACGTGCTTCTGTCAGGCATTCAAAGAATGCTCCTGAAATATCCACGGGACTTCCCTCCAGAGGATCTTCGATCAGAAGGAGTTGGGGTTGCCCCAGAAAAGCCCGAACGCAGGTTACCCGCACCAGATCCGCGCTTGAGAGACGGCGCGGCGTTTCAACCGGGATACCCGGCAATCCGAACCGGGTGCACAGACGGACGGTTTGCGACGTCAGATCCGGCACCGAGACCGTCGTGTGATGCAGCTCCTTGAACATGATACCCACGTGGGTGCCGAACAGATCCGTCCATATCGGCCTGCGGGTAATGCGTCCGATCCGGCCACGCAGGGCGTTACGGTGCCGGTCATCCAGATCATCCCAGCACATGCCCATGAAATGCGCACTCCCGTTACGGAGATGTACCATGCCGGAACACAGATCGGAGAACATGGTCGCTCTCGACATGTCCCGCGTTTCGATGACGACACATTCTCCCGACATCACCCGCATGGAAAGCGGCACAGGCGGCAGACTGCTCTCATCAAAAACAGGCGTGGCGTCAGCCAGCTCAAGCAGGGGGCCATTCAGGCGCTTCATGCGTCTCTCGCATCGGGAAAGACCGGCTGACTGGAGCTTTCAGAAAACATGCTTTCCGGCCTCCTCACACCTTGAGACTGAAAAGAACGCTGACCGTCATCACGATCAGAATACCACGGGAGAAGCCACGAGGAAGCAGCGTCCCCAGAGAGTCCTCATTGGAAGCCGTCAGGCCACTGACGCAGCACCCGAGCCCCACAAGGAACCCGACAACCACGAATTTGAGCGGAATCAGCAGATAGTCCGCTGGAGTCATCGCCGTGACCACGTCGTAGAAAAACGAAAACAGCGAATTCGATAATGCGCCCGATGCGCGGCTGATGATGTAACCCGTCGTCAGGGATGCGATGGAAAACATGATACCCAGCGTAAAGCCGGCGACCGTGAAAGCCAAGGTTCTGGGCAGCACGAGCAGCAGGAATGGATCGAGTCCTTCCGCCTGCATGGAGCGGATCTGCCCACCTGTCGCCAGCATGCCGACTTCAGCCAGCGACAGCATTCCGCTGCGTCCAAGCATCAGGATACCGACCAGGATGGGAGCCAGTTCGCGCACAATGACACTGACCAGCACCGAGCCTGTCATTTTGGCCATACCGGCAAAACCCAGCCAGTAAATCGCCTGCGACACCACTCCAACGCCCGTCAGGGAGCCCATGACCAGTGTACTGAGGAGACCTCTTCCGGCGACATCCGAGAGTGTAAGCTGGAATTCATACCGGACAGTGCGCCGCCAGGAATTGGGACGCACGCTTTCACGCAGCACGCCCCACATGGTTCCCAGTATGACGAGCAGAAACCAGACCTGCTTGCGGACCAGCGCTCCGAGCGTTCCAAGGAAATAGACGAAGCGCTCACTGATGGTCGCGTTTTCCTGGTTCTCCTCATCCGGATGAAATGTTTCAGGCGGAACGCCCAGCCCATGGGCTATGCTGCCCGGATCGTTCGGCAGAATATCTTCAGGGGCCGCATTGTCGTGCTGCGGTGGGCCGCCCTGCCCTGTCGGCCTGTCTGTCACCGTCTTGTCGCGAGTACGTAAACCCGCCCTATACCGGCGCTCGGTGCGTAGAACGATCCACGACTATGGAACAGATAATGTTCCCGGAGCGCCTGATAAACCCGTTCGGTGACCTCGATCGTGCCGACATCCGGCGCTCCCTGCGCCATGAGTTCAGCAAGAGTGACGGATTCTCCCCAGAGATTGAATATCCTTGGATCCGTACCGAGTTCACCCCCCATGGCCGGACCGTAATCCATGCCAATGCTGAAAATCGGTTCAATATTGTTAGAGGACAGCAGCAACATGCAGGTTTCGCGAAGAACCAGTGCTGCTTCGGCAACTCTCCAGATCGCGGTGGAATCAGGCTCCTTGTTGCATCCCGCCACGCAGATCAGTCTATGGCCAGCAACTTTTACAGAAAACAGACTATACCGCTTAGCAATTTCCTGAACTTCCGACGCAATCCGGTCGATCAGAGGCAGAAGTGAAGACGTGTCATCGCCATTTTCCATGACCGGATCAGAGAAGGTGACGACCATCACCGCAACGCTGGGAAACTGTCCCTGACCGACTTCACCACTCGCCGTTGTCGCCTGCATCAATGCTGCGTCAAAGCGGGGGGGAGCCAATTGCTGGACTTTTGCGGCATCTGCTTCGGCAATTTCATTGGCTTCAGGAAGTTCCGCCATACCAGCAAAACGAATGGCGGTAATGGATGCCACAATTTCCAGGAAATAACTGAACGATAAAGGATCTCGTGCGTCCTCGACCGTGATGACCCCGACACTGTCCGCATGTCCGCCGCTGGTTCCCCTTATGGGATAAAGCATCAGAGAAGACGTGCCGCTGTCACGCATGATAACACGTTCATAAGGCGCTGTCCGGTCGTCCTTTGCCGCCAGAGGCACTGTAACCGGCACACCTGTATCGACCAGCTTGAAGAACCCCTCCATGTCCTTGCGGGACAGATCGAAACCACCGGAATGCGCTTCCTGCCGAGCGTCAAAGCTGTCTTCACAGATCAGCGCCATACCATCATGCAGCAAGCGCCACAGGGACACCCTGCTCGCCAGCGTGATGCGGGCAAGCTCCTCCGTCAGGGCCAGCGCTTCACCGTTGACATTGAGAAGATCAGGCGTAACGGCAATCTGCTGTAGCGCGGAAGTCTGTGTATTTATCAGCGCTTTTTCGTGAATGAGTTCCTTCGTCACACGTTCCGTACGGCGGCCCTGCCGCGCCAGCAGCGCCGCCAGAATGCTTGCCAGAACAATGATGATGACCGAAAACTGGAAATTTTCCCGACCGCTCTGTCGCGCAAAGCTGGCGAAATCATTTTCGGGAGCGACAATCAGCAGAACCCAGTGATCGGACGATGGCAATGTCTGGGCCATGCCGATGTAGTTCTTGCCCTCATAACGAAAGGGATGGGATCCAACTCCACGTACCCTGTACGTGTCGTAAACACGCTTGAAAGTGCCCTGCGTCGCGGGATCAAGCGTCATTCTTGTCGGATCACCCTGCGACCGCTCTACAACGGACTGGAATCCATGTCCGGCAATAATACGACCGTTACTATCCAGAATGATCGCGGTTCCGTTCTGACTGATTTTCAGGGCGTCCAGAAAATCACTCAGTTCATTCAACGAAACATTGATTGCGAAGACTTTCTGAAGCCCATCCTCGCCCACGAGAGGAACGGAGCCTGTTACAACCAGCTGTTTTGTCGATGCGTAAATGGTGGGCGGGGTCCAGGCGAAGCCTTTTTTCTCGACGGCGCCCTGATACCAGGGACGGACACGAGGATCATAGTTGTCTGAAGGATTTTCCTCTGACCTGATCTTTTTGCCTTTTTCATCATAGAAATCATGATGAAAAATCGCTTTTCCGTCTACGACCCGCAGATCGGTATATTCCAGTCCCTTTCCCTGAGGAGCACGCTCAACCAGCAGGAACTCACCATTCTGATCCCCCATGTAATAGGACTGGATCTGTGGGACGAGCCGCAGCATCGTGGCGCCGTAAGAATAGAAAGCGTTACGGGTTACGGCCACAGGCGCATGACTGATGAAGTCCTGCGCAAATGATCCGCCCAGCGTGGCGGCGCCCATATAGCCTGTAACATCCTGCACAACATAACGCTGCACCGACTGTAACAGTTCATGTGTCAGCTTCAGAACACCAGCACGGGTGGTGCGATAATTGTGCCAGCCGATGCCACCGATAGCCAGAAGGATAAGCAACACCGTTGCGATAGGCACCACGACCTGAATAAACTTCTGGCGCAGGGAGACGTCTTTCTGCTCCGTCGGATCGACTATCTCATTTGCAATCAAAAGCTTCGCATTCCTCTCGGCTCAGACGCACAATGCCACATCACATGTCTGATGTGTAACAGATCAACCTATTCTTAACAAAATAGTTTCCGAACAACATTTTCATTGCACGGGCGAAAGTGACCGATGGCGCCAGCATATGGCCCAGTACGCCACAGTACCCAGAAAAACCGCCGAGAAGCTGGTTGTATAACCAAACCACACTCCCCACGCGCCGTAGTAATGCGCAAACCAGTAACCAGCGGGCAGTTCCACGAATGCAATGCAGCCCAGCATGATCACCATGGGCGCAACAGAATCACCACTCGCCCGCATGGCCGAACCAAGAACGCCACCAAGAGAAAGAAGAACAGCACTTCCCATAACAGCTCTGAAAGCATGTGACGAAAGAGCAATCACGCGCGGATTGGACGTAAACAGCAGCGATACCGTCTCAGGAATCAGAATGACGATCGTTGCCAGTGTTCCTGTCATGAGCAACGCGACCAGAAACCCTACCCTCAGTATATCACGGGCACGCTGGGCATTCCGTGCACCGATTGCATGGGAGCACATGACTGAAACAGTTATGCCGACGGCCATTCCGGGATATTCGATATAGGTCAAAGTCTGAGTGAACAGGCCGTAGGCGGCCGTCATCTCGGAACCGAATCCATTGATGCGGCCGACCAGAACGATCTCGGCAAGCCCTTGCGTGGCGACTTCGACCATTGCGGGAAAGCCAAGGCTGATGACTGACCAGAGAACCTTACGTTCTGGCAAAAGCTCTCTCAGCATTCCCAGTCCCGGAGCGAGTTCATGCCCCGACCGCCTGAGCCATATCCCTGCCAGAACCAGCGCCAGAATCCATCCGAGAATGGCGGCAAAAGCGGCTCCGGAAAGCCCCAGAGAGGTTGTCAGCAGAACTGGGGTGAGAACAAGCGAGACGACGATCTGCAAACCCATCATCACAAGCGGGCGGATGTTATCTCCGGCGCCACGCAATGTGATTGCTACGGTCACCACCAGAATCAAGGCCGGCGTGCCTGCCAGAAAGACCCGGCAATATTGCGCTGCATGGTCGGTGATGTTGGCGGGCACACTGAAGAGATGGAGCATGGGCAAGACAGCCCATTGTCCCGCAACCGCAACCACCCCACCCAGCAGGACCGAGACCGCTACCGCGGCTGACGCCATGACGCGAGCCCGTTCCGGATGACCTGCCCCCCACAGTTGTCCAACGAGAACGCTTGCTCCGGTTCCGAGGCCCACGCCACATGAAACGAGAATCAGCAGTAACGGATAGAACGTACTCGCTGCCGCCAGATCATCAGCACCCAGCAGGCGGCCGATATAGATATTGCCGATCGTGCTCGCGATTGACTGAAGAACACAGTCCATCAGGACGGGCATCATGAAGATCAGGAAGGATTTCAGAAGCGGCTGCGTGCTGGCGTCGTCAGCCCGGATGAGGCTTTCGCATGATTCGGATTTCTGGATGGAGAGGACTTCCCTCGGCATTACGTGTCGCTCATCGCTTCAGTCCATCCCGGAAAGAGCCATCCGGGATGATGGAACCTGCCGTATTGCGCCAACCGTGCCCGGATCAGACATTAGGACATTGTATAATATATTATATTATTTTCTCTTTTCAGAAACATAAAATGCTCCAAGAGACATTTTGTGGATGCTGAATAATTTTGATTTGCAGAAAACTGGTGCTGCTGGCGAGGATTGAACTCGCGACCTCTCCCTTACCAAGGGAGTGCTCTACCACTGAGCTACAGCAGCGCTGCGGGTGGGTTCCTACCGTCAGAACGCGATGACGGCAACCCCCTAAAAACCTTGGGGAACATTTTTTTGTTCCCCGCATCGTCTCAGTCGTCGCGGTGAATCTTTTCCATCCGCTCATGACGTTCCTGCGCTTCGATCGACAGAGTGGCGATCGGGCGTGCTTCCAGACGCTTGAGACCAATGGGCTCACCCGTCTCTTCACAATATCCGTAGGCATTGTTTTCAATACGCAGAAGCGCCTGGTTGATCTTCCCAATCAGCTTACGGGCGCGATCAC
The Acetobacter aceti genome window above contains:
- a CDS encoding MlaD family protein — protein: MFQIRLRQKGRPLIHLRYADEWVGLLVLIAMVLFAAAVIEAGVLSDWLSPPARLRVVLPETGVGGLTVGGDVQILGAHAGTIRAIKLNPTGGMYAIVDLDPQVEPFLRRDSKAVIRKAFVVAGASYLDLTRGSGEAMDWNYAVINAITEPSPTDMITQTLKDIQAQIMPALASARHMTAQLDEAITDMHAGKGSVGQLLTNDELVRKSEAMIVSLNEVISRLRPEEEQLHAILNKTDTTMANVKSATHDLKDATPRLPSITRNVDDSLSSVPAMLTQAQTTLYSLQKLTDQLKGLWLLGGHKETNHNRLPARKVAP
- a CDS encoding ABC transporter ATP-binding protein → MKRLNGPLLELADATPVFDESSLPPVPLSMRVMSGECVVIETRDMSRATMFSDLCSGMVHLRNGSAHFMGMCWDDLDDRHRNALRGRIGRITRRPIWTDLFGTHVGIMFKELHHTTVSVPDLTSQTVRLCTRFGLPGIPVETPRRLSSADLVRVTCVRAFLGQPQLLLIEDPLEGSPVDISGAFFECLTEARDRGASVVWFVRDSSVWQPYRKAVSALWRLADDGLLTVRIR
- a CDS encoding ABC transporter permease — protein: MTDRPTGQGGPPQHDNAAPEDILPNDPGSIAHGLGVPPETFHPDEENQENATISERFVYFLGTLGALVRKQVWFLLVILGTMWGVLRESVRPNSWRRTVRYEFQLTLSDVAGRGLLSTLVMGSLTGVGVVSQAIYWLGFAGMAKMTGSVLVSVIVRELAPILVGILMLGRSGMLSLAEVGMLATGGQIRSMQAEGLDPFLLLVLPRTLAFTVAGFTLGIMFSIASLTTGYIISRASGALSNSLFSFFYDVVTAMTPADYLLIPLKFVVVGFLVGLGCCVSGLTASNEDSLGTLLPRGFSRGILIVMTVSVLFSLKV
- a CDS encoding cache domain-containing protein; translation: MIANEIVDPTEQKDVSLRQKFIQVVVPIATVLLILLAIGGIGWHNYRTTRAGVLKLTHELLQSVQRYVVQDVTGYMGAATLGGSFAQDFISHAPVAVTRNAFYSYGATMLRLVPQIQSYYMGDQNGEFLLVERAPQGKGLEYTDLRVVDGKAIFHHDFYDEKGKKIRSEENPSDNYDPRVRPWYQGAVEKKGFAWTPPTIYASTKQLVVTGSVPLVGEDGLQKVFAINVSLNELSDFLDALKISQNGTAIILDSNGRIIAGHGFQSVVERSQGDPTRMTLDPATQGTFKRVYDTYRVRGVGSHPFRYEGKNYIGMAQTLPSSDHWVLLIVAPENDFASFARQSGRENFQFSVIIIVLASILAALLARQGRRTERVTKELIHEKALINTQTSALQQIAVTPDLLNVNGEALALTEELARITLASRVSLWRLLHDGMALICEDSFDARQEAHSGGFDLSRKDMEGFFKLVDTGVPVTVPLAAKDDRTAPYERVIMRDSGTSSLMLYPIRGTSGGHADSVGVITVEDARDPLSFSYFLEIVASITAIRFAGMAELPEANEIAEADAAKVQQLAPPRFDAALMQATTASGEVGQGQFPSVAVMVVTFSDPVMENGDDTSSLLPLIDRIASEVQEIAKRYSLFSVKVAGHRLICVAGCNKEPDSTAIWRVAEAALVLRETCMLLLSSNNIEPIFSIGMDYGPAMGGELGTDPRIFNLWGESVTLAELMAQGAPDVGTIEVTERVYQALREHYLFHSRGSFYAPSAGIGRVYVLATRR
- a CDS encoding MATE family efflux transporter, with protein sequence MPREVLSIQKSESCESLIRADDASTQPLLKSFLIFMMPVLMDCVLQSIASTIGNIYIGRLLGADDLAAASTFYPLLLILVSCGVGLGTGASVLVGQLWGAGHPERARVMASAAVAVSVLLGGVVAVAGQWAVLPMLHLFSVPANITDHAAQYCRVFLAGTPALILVVTVAITLRGAGDNIRPLVMMGLQIVVSLVLTPVLLTTSLGLSGAAFAAILGWILALVLAGIWLRRSGHELAPGLGMLRELLPERKVLWSVISLGFPAMVEVATQGLAEIVLVGRINGFGSEMTAAYGLFTQTLTYIEYPGMAVGITVSVMCSHAIGARNAQRARDILRVGFLVALLMTGTLATIVILIPETVSLLFTSNPRVIALSSHAFRAVMGSAVLLSLGGVLGSAMRASGDSVAPMVIMLGCIAFVELPAGYWFAHYYGAWGVWFGYTTSFSAVFLGTVAYWAICWRHRSLSPVQ